One part of the Bacillus sp. FJAT-27916 genome encodes these proteins:
- a CDS encoding phosphoribosylanthranilate isomerase: MMNVKICGIQTGEDAQTAVRLGADALGFVFADSKRRITPADVRAITENVPKECLKVGVFVNEHPLMVNEIAGFCGLDAIQLHGDEYTADYEIIGLPIIRSIPVIAGENVFLQKYGKADYYLLDTGGGKARGGMGIAFDWRQVRGIGLGDDKVILAGGLNAANVGDAMQIVHPYMVDVSSGVETGGAKNPALMKAFIDAVKREEMV, translated from the coding sequence ATGATGAACGTGAAGATTTGCGGCATTCAAACAGGTGAAGATGCTCAAACTGCTGTCAGACTGGGAGCTGATGCATTGGGGTTTGTATTCGCTGACAGTAAAAGGCGCATCACACCGGCGGATGTTCGGGCCATAACGGAGAATGTCCCAAAAGAGTGTCTGAAGGTGGGCGTTTTCGTCAATGAGCATCCGCTCATGGTGAATGAGATTGCCGGGTTCTGCGGACTCGATGCCATTCAATTACATGGAGACGAATACACCGCTGATTATGAAATCATCGGTTTGCCCATCATTCGTTCCATACCGGTCATTGCAGGAGAGAATGTTTTCCTCCAAAAGTATGGAAAGGCAGATTATTATCTTCTGGATACAGGTGGTGGGAAGGCAAGGGGCGGAATGGGGATTGCCTTTGACTGGAGGCAGGTTCGCGGTATTGGCCTTGGAGACGATAAGGTAATTTTGGCAGGCGGTTTAAACGCAGCAAATGTAGGGGATGCCATGCAAATCGTTCATCCCTATATGGTGGATGTCTCAAGCGGGGTAGAAACAGGCGGAGCAAAGAATCCAGCCTTAATGAAGGCGTTTATCGATGCAGTAAAGAGGGAGGAGATGGTGTAA
- the trpB gene encoding tryptophan synthase subunit beta, whose protein sequence is MTVQAEQTNNGRYGEYGGKFVPETLMPALMELEEAYERIGMSDDFQSEYQSLLKNYVGRETPLYYAKNLTEHLGGARIYLKREDLNHTGAHKINNTLGQALLAKKMGKKKVVAETGAGQHGVATASVCALLGLEPIIFMGEKDIARQKQNVIRMELLGATVVPVTSGSKTLKDAVNEALRYWVVHIEDTHYLMGSVLGPHPFPLIVRDFQSVISKEAREQMLRLAGTLPDAVVACIGGGSNAMGMFYHFLPDKTVELIGVEAAGKGVDTDYHAASITKGKKGILHGAYMYLLQDDSGQIQEAHSISAGLDYPGVGPEHCYLKDIGRVEYTSITDHEALEAFMLLTSKEGILPALESSHAIAEVMKRAPQMSHEQSVIVCLSGRGDKDMDTVIKELGGEENEQ, encoded by the coding sequence ATGACAGTGCAAGCAGAACAAACCAATAACGGAAGATATGGCGAGTACGGGGGCAAATTTGTCCCGGAGACCTTGATGCCAGCCCTAATGGAGCTAGAGGAAGCCTATGAGAGAATTGGAATGAGTGATGATTTTCAAAGTGAATATCAATCCTTATTGAAGAATTATGTCGGCCGGGAAACACCGCTCTATTATGCGAAGAACTTAACAGAGCATTTAGGAGGAGCAAGAATTTATTTGAAGAGAGAGGATTTAAACCATACGGGCGCACACAAAATCAATAACACACTCGGCCAGGCACTCCTGGCGAAGAAGATGGGCAAGAAAAAGGTCGTGGCAGAGACAGGTGCCGGCCAGCATGGGGTAGCGACAGCTTCTGTCTGTGCTTTACTAGGTCTTGAGCCAATCATTTTTATGGGGGAAAAGGATATTGCAAGGCAAAAGCAAAACGTTATCAGGATGGAGCTGCTTGGGGCAACGGTCGTGCCGGTTACATCAGGAAGTAAAACATTGAAGGACGCGGTCAATGAAGCCTTGCGTTATTGGGTGGTTCATATTGAGGATACCCATTATTTAATGGGGTCGGTCCTTGGCCCGCATCCTTTCCCATTAATTGTACGTGATTTCCAGAGTGTAATTAGTAAGGAGGCAAGGGAGCAGATGCTTAGACTTGCCGGGACATTGCCTGATGCGGTGGTGGCCTGTATTGGCGGTGGAAGCAATGCGATGGGGATGTTTTATCATTTCTTGCCGGATAAGACGGTCGAGCTGATTGGCGTCGAGGCGGCTGGCAAGGGTGTGGATACGGATTATCATGCAGCATCCATCACGAAGGGAAAAAAGGGGATTCTTCATGGGGCCTATATGTATTTACTTCAGGATGATAGTGGTCAAATACAAGAAGCCCATTCAATCTCTGCAGGACTTGACTATCCAGGTGTCGGACCAGAGCATTGCTACTTAAAGGATATAGGCAGGGTAGAATATACATCCATTACAGATCATGAAGCATTGGAGGCGTTCATGCTTCTCACTTCCAAGGAAGGAATCCTTCCAGCACTCGAGAGCTCTCATGCGATTGCTGAGGTGATGAAAAGAGCCCCGCAGATGAGCCATGAGCAATCTGTCATTGTCTGCCTGTCAGGTCGGGGAGATAAAGATATGGATACGGTCATAAAAGAACTGGGAGGGGAAGAGAATGAGCAATAA
- a CDS encoding type 1 glutamine amidotransferase domain-containing protein, giving the protein MKKKVLAIVTSHGTMKKDTDKTGLWFSELVHFYDVVRVAGFPIDIVSINGGKVPIDPKSLLPVIMDQTSKTYHLDPYFISKLDHSLPLEEINGQDYDCVFFAGGHGTLWDFPESKKIQEITAAIYENGGLVTAVCHGPAAFLRTRLSDGTHLLENVEVTGYSNIEEKLIFQGGKIPFYLEDELRSVAKSYKKSTIPFTSHVVEDKRIITGQNPQSARAVGEKTLKILQAHVYQ; this is encoded by the coding sequence TTGAAAAAGAAAGTATTGGCAATTGTCACAAGCCACGGAACGATGAAAAAGGATACAGATAAAACCGGGTTATGGTTCAGTGAACTCGTGCATTTCTATGATGTCGTAAGAGTCGCTGGGTTCCCGATTGATATAGTGAGCATCAATGGAGGCAAGGTGCCGATTGACCCAAAAAGCCTGCTTCCGGTCATCATGGACCAAACATCAAAAACCTATCATCTCGACCCTTATTTCATCAGTAAGCTTGATCACTCATTGCCACTTGAAGAGATCAATGGACAGGATTATGATTGTGTCTTCTTTGCCGGAGGTCATGGTACCCTATGGGATTTCCCTGAATCAAAGAAAATCCAAGAAATTACGGCCGCAATCTATGAAAATGGCGGTCTCGTAACAGCTGTCTGCCATGGACCTGCAGCATTCCTTCGCACGCGCTTATCAGATGGCACCCACCTTCTTGAGAATGTCGAAGTGACCGGGTATTCAAATATAGAAGAAAAACTGATATTCCAAGGGGGAAAAATTCCTTTTTATCTTGAGGATGAACTGCGGTCTGTCGCAAAGTCCTATAAGAAATCAACGATTCCTTTCACCAGTCATGTGGTGGAGGACAAACGAATCATCACCGGACAAAATCCGCAAAGTGCGCGGGCAGTGGGCGAGAAAACCTTAAAAATCCTGCAAGCGCATGTATATCAATAA
- a CDS encoding ABC transporter ATP-binding protein, whose amino-acid sequence MAQSVLEINGVDKKIGSRTILENINLDVREGEIFGLLGPNGAGKTTLIRMICGLMKHSGGAIRVLGSDIQKSYLSAIREIGAVIENPAFYLELTGWQNLRLVANLYTGITKERIQEVVELIQLEDSIHDKVASYSLGMKQRLGIGQAILHKPRLLILDEPTNGLDPTGMHDLRQHLLRLAREEGTAIFLSTHLLSEVEMLCDRIAIMKDGRIVDIRETVQEEVLVIETSEPDKAAMLLSERYAVISNDNGWIRLAVDKSQVPAVNALLVQEGIDVFHLAFENQGLEQVFLQSVSEGRKPS is encoded by the coding sequence ATGGCACAATCCGTGCTTGAAATAAACGGGGTTGACAAAAAAATCGGCAGCCGGACCATTCTTGAAAACATCAACTTAGATGTTCGGGAAGGGGAAATATTTGGGCTATTAGGTCCGAACGGTGCCGGAAAGACCACCTTAATTCGGATGATTTGCGGGTTGATGAAGCATTCGGGAGGAGCCATCCGAGTGTTGGGCTCTGATATCCAGAAATCCTATCTATCAGCGATTAGGGAAATTGGTGCGGTCATTGAGAACCCTGCCTTCTATCTAGAGTTGACAGGCTGGCAGAATCTCCGGCTCGTAGCCAACCTATATACCGGAATCACGAAGGAACGCATTCAAGAGGTAGTGGAGCTTATTCAGCTCGAAGACAGCATTCACGATAAGGTTGCTTCATACTCGCTAGGCATGAAGCAGCGGCTTGGAATCGGACAAGCTATTCTACATAAACCAAGATTGCTTATATTAGATGAGCCGACTAATGGGCTTGACCCGACCGGTATGCATGACTTGCGCCAGCATTTGCTGCGCCTTGCCCGTGAAGAGGGAACAGCCATCTTTCTTTCTACACATTTGCTATCGGAAGTGGAAATGCTTTGTGACCGAATTGCTATTATGAAGGATGGACGAATAGTGGATATAAGAGAAACAGTACAAGAAGAGGTGCTCGTAATTGAGACGAGTGAGCCGGACAAGGCAGCAATGCTATTGAGTGAGCGCTATGCCGTTATCTCTAATGACAATGGCTGGATTCGGCTTGCAGTCGATAAGAGCCAAGTCCCCGCTGTCAATGCGCTGCTCGTTCAAGAGGGGATAGATGTCTTTCATTTAGCATTTGAAAATCAAGGACTTGAACAAGTGTTTCTCCAATCCGTTAGTGAAGGGAGGAAACCATCATGA
- a CDS encoding biotin transporter BioY, whose protein sequence is MRRSKTKNMMIIAMYAAILSILAQVTIPLPLIPITGQTLAVGLIATIIGSRFSTYTVLIYLALGTIGIPVFSGFTSGLGVLFGPTGGYLFGFIPAAFLTGYWLEKRGFTITQAIIANLIGMIVTLIFGALWLKTAASLSWNAALLTGITPFVPVGILKAMMAAYLGILIRKRLFSTRLLPAAQ, encoded by the coding sequence GTGCGCCGTTCAAAAACAAAAAATATGATGATAATCGCGATGTATGCGGCTATTCTCTCTATTTTGGCTCAGGTCACAATCCCGCTTCCGCTTATTCCCATCACTGGACAGACGTTAGCAGTCGGACTTATTGCTACCATCATTGGTTCCCGGTTTAGTACATATACCGTCCTCATCTATCTTGCACTAGGGACCATTGGAATTCCTGTCTTTTCAGGATTTACCAGCGGCCTTGGTGTTCTATTCGGACCGACGGGAGGTTATTTATTCGGCTTCATCCCCGCCGCTTTCCTGACTGGTTATTGGTTAGAGAAGAGAGGGTTCACGATTACTCAAGCCATCATAGCCAATTTAATTGGTATGATTGTCACATTGATCTTTGGGGCTCTTTGGCTGAAAACAGCCGCTTCATTATCCTGGAATGCGGCTTTACTAACGGGTATTACACCGTTTGTCCCAGTTGGCATTCTTAAAGCCATGATGGCTGCCTACTTAGGAATCTTAATTCGAAAAAGACTGTTTTCTACCAGACTTCTGCCAGCTGCCCAGTAA
- a CDS encoding DinB family protein, producing MMKTAGMKSQFYLTRNKLKEVVSDLSEPEADFQPEGFSNTIRWQLGHLLVSAESFLFGYPEGSSPVPKLYASFFESGTAPSRWQRSAPSLEELIKQLETQERRIEDLPKEFWSEKISSPIPSLKIEDREELFHLILHHEAMHLGQIQSIKRLITVESR from the coding sequence ATGATGAAAACAGCCGGAATGAAAAGTCAATTTTATCTGACACGTAATAAATTGAAAGAGGTTGTGAGTGATTTATCGGAACCTGAAGCGGATTTTCAACCAGAGGGATTCTCTAATACTATCAGGTGGCAGCTGGGTCATCTTTTAGTCAGCGCAGAGAGTTTTCTATTTGGATATCCAGAGGGAAGCTCTCCTGTTCCTAAGTTGTATGCAAGCTTTTTTGAGAGTGGGACAGCTCCTTCAAGATGGCAGAGAAGTGCTCCTTCCCTAGAGGAACTGATAAAACAATTAGAGACACAGGAAAGAAGGATTGAGGACTTACCGAAAGAATTTTGGAGCGAAAAGATTTCAAGTCCTATTCCGAGCCTGAAGATTGAAGACCGGGAAGAATTATTCCATTTGATCCTGCATCATGAAGCCATGCATCTTGGGCAGATCCAATCCATCAAAAGATTGATTACAGTGGAGAGCCGTTAA
- a CDS encoding bifunctional ADP-dependent NAD(P)H-hydrate dehydratase/NAD(P)H-hydrate epimerase — MNIYFAREIRDSDQTADANGLSINTLMENSGHALFEGMKKLLDKEQRIGILAGSGNNGGDGIVLARLLKNHGFKAELIFPLGIPSTQVAHDHLAYYQSLGYAYSSQLDGNYDVLIDGLFGIGFRPPFTEEMNRLHQQWMDSKALKMAIDVPSGTEADYGRVQAAFKADHTFCLHGAKPSAFLYPSSTYYGELHIVDIGLPSQARFRIWTEDDVRVTWHVEEENPHKGTFGTGLLIAGSRQMPGCALLAGTGAMRAGIGKLVIATEEEVAHKCTISLPEATYVDRSKSNWQQDLTQKYTAVAIGPGINPDESLEELIAAYLNETDYPLILDAGALSERSYPKQRKGPIILTPHPGEMARIAGKTAVEVNENRIQTASDYAVKHQVTVVLKGVNTVIAFPDGTGYVNITGNRGLSKGGTGDTLTGILLGLLTQGYRKAAIMNGVYLHGKTAELYSENHAPSAMLASDIMRIWPELLRRLDLE; from the coding sequence ATGAATATCTATTTTGCAAGGGAGATAAGGGATAGTGACCAAACAGCAGATGCAAACGGATTATCTATCAATACCTTAATGGAGAATTCCGGACATGCTCTGTTTGAGGGAATGAAGAAGCTTCTAGATAAGGAACAGAGAATCGGTATTCTCGCAGGCAGCGGGAATAATGGAGGCGATGGAATTGTCCTTGCACGCCTTTTGAAGAACCACGGGTTTAAGGCAGAGCTGATTTTCCCATTAGGTATTCCGTCTACACAAGTGGCTCATGATCATTTGGCCTATTATCAAAGCTTGGGATATGCTTATTCAAGCCAGTTGGACGGGAATTATGACGTCTTAATAGATGGTCTATTTGGAATAGGATTCAGGCCGCCTTTCACGGAGGAGATGAATCGATTGCACCAGCAATGGATGGACTCCAAGGCCTTAAAGATGGCGATCGACGTTCCCTCTGGAACAGAAGCAGACTATGGAAGAGTACAGGCAGCCTTTAAGGCGGATCACACCTTCTGTCTTCATGGGGCTAAACCATCTGCTTTCTTGTATCCGTCAAGCACCTATTATGGCGAATTGCATATTGTGGATATTGGGCTTCCTTCGCAGGCGAGATTCCGGATTTGGACGGAGGATGATGTAAGGGTAACATGGCATGTCGAGGAGGAAAATCCACATAAAGGAACGTTCGGGACTGGATTGCTGATTGCTGGAAGCAGGCAGATGCCTGGCTGTGCTTTGCTCGCTGGAACAGGGGCTATGCGTGCAGGAATCGGAAAGCTTGTGATTGCAACAGAGGAAGAAGTAGCGCATAAATGCACCATTTCCCTGCCTGAGGCTACATATGTAGATCGTTCGAAATCAAACTGGCAGCAGGATTTAACGCAGAAGTATACAGCTGTGGCCATTGGACCAGGCATCAATCCTGATGAATCACTAGAGGAGCTGATTGCTGCCTATCTTAATGAAACAGATTATCCGCTTATCCTAGACGCAGGAGCCCTCTCAGAGCGCAGCTATCCAAAACAGCGGAAGGGTCCTATTATTTTGACACCACACCCAGGAGAAATGGCAAGGATAGCAGGGAAAACCGCCGTGGAAGTGAATGAGAACCGGATTCAGACAGCAAGCGATTATGCGGTCAAACATCAGGTAACAGTCGTGCTGAAAGGAGTGAATACGGTTATTGCTTTTCCCGACGGAACTGGCTATGTAAATATTACAGGAAACAGGGGATTATCCAAAGGCGGGACAGGGGATACCTTAACAGGAATCCTGCTAGGGCTCCTAACTCAAGGGTACCGGAAAGCAGCCATTATGAATGGTGTTTATCTTCATGGGAAGACAGCAGAGCTTTATAGTGAGAATCATGCACCGAGTGCTATGCTGGCATCGGATATTATGCGAATATGGCCTGAGCTGCTTCGGAGGTTAGACCTAGAGTAG
- the helD gene encoding RNA polymerase recycling motor HelD codes for MEESAFQLEKERLEFIKQYMRVVIDTARTSKEQFLQKMKETFEDTDWEENTEYGQLLTTAAFYQMSNDEWESLKRALPKPYFARVDFTPADSGVSERLYIGKTSLFQRDNQEQLIIDWRSPIANLYYDGRLGHVSYTSEGEAYDGEITLKRQLMIEDGELTDLRDIDLTTVDELLQETLAKSSVSRLTEIVATIQEEQNEIIRADLNKPVIVQGAAGSGKTTIALHRISYFLYHYKDQFNPADLLILTPTALFMDYIQEALPELGAERVRQATYAQYVEEAIGKKIPLVEDRKLIEVLGGESAAARLAGLKGSELFQRILDHYFEEIKSGLYFHEDFKVDSFKLYQASQLNHLLTQEYTYLPLYKRLDKIKRVLQQQVKSHKDVMLKKIIAHYDAKMEKGLNFKGAEEKRKAYISEVLKRKDLRLNHIKAEMRTAATRYMKSIKKHDTFTHYKQLFTSPERLCDYAQGMLSETDAADLCTYSQKIFAKKKYEAEDVGPLLYLHAKLYGIQPGQKAKNVVIDEAQDYSFLQISALKTALETDMFTLVGDLAQGIHSYRSITSWQEVAEKIFPRASYKELKKSYRTTIEIMNEANRLLEKLPYDFPIVEPIVRHGEAPQYFSFEKGEQWAEAVKAQTVKWREEGFHTFAIITKTAKDAKLAYQILRKRNFAVSLLEEKMSIPKGKLIILPSYLAKGLEFDCVIAFSHDERYHEQNETDLKLLYVTMTRAMHRLHLMSKEERAFVLS; via the coding sequence GTGGAAGAGTCAGCCTTTCAGCTTGAAAAGGAAAGACTGGAATTTATCAAACAATACATGAGAGTTGTGATTGATACGGCCAGAACAAGCAAGGAGCAGTTCTTGCAAAAAATGAAGGAAACCTTTGAGGATACAGATTGGGAAGAAAACACGGAATATGGACAGCTGTTAACGACCGCCGCTTTTTATCAAATGTCGAATGATGAGTGGGAAAGCTTGAAGCGAGCTTTGCCTAAGCCGTATTTTGCCCGCGTTGATTTCACGCCCGCTGATTCTGGAGTATCGGAACGATTATATATCGGCAAGACTTCCTTGTTTCAGCGGGATAATCAAGAACAGCTCATTATTGACTGGCGTTCACCGATTGCCAATTTGTACTATGACGGCAGACTTGGACATGTATCGTATACTTCAGAGGGTGAAGCGTATGATGGTGAGATTACACTGAAGCGACAGCTGATGATTGAAGACGGCGAGCTCACAGACCTGCGCGATATTGATTTGACGACGGTTGATGAATTGCTGCAGGAAACATTGGCTAAGAGTTCGGTGAGCAGGCTTACGGAGATTGTCGCAACTATCCAGGAGGAGCAAAATGAAATTATCCGTGCGGATCTTAATAAACCGGTCATCGTCCAAGGAGCAGCAGGAAGCGGAAAAACAACGATCGCCCTTCACCGTATATCCTACTTCCTTTACCATTATAAAGATCAGTTCAATCCGGCAGATTTATTAATCTTGACCCCAACTGCCCTATTTATGGATTATATCCAAGAAGCCTTGCCGGAGCTTGGAGCTGAGCGCGTGAGGCAGGCGACCTATGCCCAATATGTCGAGGAGGCTATCGGCAAGAAAATCCCTCTCGTTGAAGACCGTAAATTGATCGAGGTCTTAGGCGGGGAAAGTGCGGCAGCAAGGCTTGCCGGTCTGAAGGGGAGCGAGCTCTTTCAGCGGATATTAGATCATTATTTTGAGGAAATCAAAAGCGGTCTGTATTTCCATGAAGATTTCAAGGTTGATTCATTCAAGCTTTATCAGGCTAGTCAACTAAACCATTTGCTGACACAGGAATATACGTATCTCCCGCTTTATAAACGATTAGATAAGATTAAGAGGGTCCTGCAGCAGCAGGTGAAGAGTCATAAGGACGTGATGCTGAAGAAAATCATCGCCCATTATGATGCGAAGATGGAGAAGGGGTTAAATTTCAAAGGAGCCGAGGAGAAGAGGAAAGCCTATATTTCAGAGGTGCTTAAGCGAAAGGATCTCCGCCTGAACCATATAAAAGCGGAGATGAGAACGGCTGCAACCCGTTATATGAAATCCATTAAGAAGCATGATACCTTTACACACTACAAGCAATTATTCACTTCACCCGAAAGACTTTGTGATTACGCCCAAGGGATGCTGTCAGAAACGGATGCAGCTGACTTATGCACCTACAGCCAAAAGATTTTTGCCAAAAAGAAATATGAGGCAGAAGACGTTGGACCGCTTCTCTACCTCCATGCAAAGCTTTATGGCATTCAGCCTGGACAGAAGGCAAAGAATGTTGTTATTGATGAGGCTCAGGATTATAGCTTCCTGCAGATCTCTGCTTTAAAGACTGCTCTTGAAACGGATATGTTCACCTTAGTAGGTGATCTCGCGCAAGGGATTCATTCTTATCGTTCGATTACGAGCTGGCAGGAAGTAGCCGAGAAGATCTTCCCGCGGGCAAGCTATAAGGAGCTGAAGAAAAGCTACAGGACAACGATTGAGATTATGAATGAGGCGAATAGGCTGCTCGAAAAGCTCCCCTATGATTTTCCTATCGTTGAGCCGATCGTGCGGCATGGAGAAGCACCACAATACTTTTCCTTTGAAAAGGGAGAACAGTGGGCTGAGGCTGTAAAAGCACAAACGGTAAAATGGAGGGAGGAAGGCTTTCACACCTTTGCCATCATTACCAAAACAGCAAAGGATGCCAAGTTAGCCTATCAAATTCTCCGAAAGAGAAACTTTGCTGTAAGCCTTTTGGAAGAAAAAATGTCCATTCCAAAGGGAAAGCTTATCATCCTTCCCTCCTATCTGGCCAAAGGACTGGAATTTGACTGTGTAATCGCCTTTAGTCATGATGAAAGATATCATGAACAAAATGAAACTGATCTAAAATTGCTGTATGTAACCATGACAAGGGCCATGCATAGACTCCATTTGATGAGTAAAGAGGAAAGGGCATTTGTCCTATCATGA
- the trpA gene encoding tryptophan synthase subunit alpha: MSNKLTDQLQKRKDNGDKGFIPYIMAGDGGLEQLSETIRYLEGIGAAAVEIGIPFSDPVADGPSIQEAGLRALKAGVDLRGVLSELSKHEFSVPLIIMTYANPIMQMGPEHFAREAANARISGCIIPDVPLEEEALFKEPLNDTGIVLIRLVPLTASMERLQALSSMAEGFLYAVTVNGVTGEKAELEQNYLRERVERLKEMTDTPVYAGFGISNPQTANALLTFCDGVIVGSKIVDALHHQDREGIGTFVAGLKLSSTKV, encoded by the coding sequence ATGAGCAATAAACTGACTGACCAATTACAAAAACGGAAAGATAACGGAGACAAAGGTTTTATCCCATATATCATGGCAGGAGACGGCGGCTTAGAACAGCTGTCTGAAACGATTCGTTATCTGGAAGGAATTGGTGCAGCGGCAGTTGAAATTGGGATACCTTTCTCTGACCCCGTAGCTGATGGTCCAAGTATTCAGGAAGCTGGCCTGCGTGCGCTCAAGGCAGGAGTGGACTTAAGAGGCGTCTTATCAGAACTCTCTAAGCATGAATTTTCAGTTCCGCTCATTATCATGACCTATGCCAATCCAATCATGCAAATGGGGCCGGAACACTTTGCAAGGGAGGCTGCGAATGCCAGGATTTCAGGCTGTATAATACCGGATGTCCCGCTGGAGGAGGAAGCACTCTTTAAGGAGCCGCTAAATGATACGGGCATCGTCTTGATCCGGTTAGTACCGCTGACGGCATCAATGGAACGATTGCAGGCTTTAAGCAGCATGGCTGAGGGGTTCTTATATGCCGTTACCGTAAATGGTGTGACAGGGGAGAAGGCTGAGCTCGAACAGAACTATTTACGAGAAAGAGTCGAGAGGCTGAAGGAAATGACTGACACACCTGTTTATGCAGGGTTCGGAATTTCCAATCCGCAGACGGCTAATGCCCTGCTGACCTTTTGTGACGGGGTCATTGTCGGTTCGAAAATCGTGGATGCCCTGCATCATCAAGACAGAGAAGGGATTGGAACATTTGTTGCAGGATTGAAGCTGTCCTCAACTAAAGTCTGA
- the trhA gene encoding PAQR family membrane homeostasis protein TrhA, with translation MDRVYTYTKKEEVVNAITHGIGVGLSIAALVLMITNTVVNGATGRLAIVLIYGISMLMLFTFSTLCHAFPEGKTKMVLELFDHTSIYLFIAGTYTPYAVIAIGGKTGYTLLALVWGLAVLGIIFKAFFLRKLMIISTLIYIVMGWMIVVAWEPLSQAVPPMGLQMLIYGGLLYTLGSIFYVWRGFPYHHAVWHLMVLVASILHFLSIFLYILPL, from the coding sequence ATGGATCGTGTCTATACGTATACGAAGAAAGAAGAAGTAGTGAATGCCATTACACACGGGATAGGAGTTGGACTTTCCATTGCAGCTTTAGTGCTCATGATTACGAATACTGTCGTAAACGGAGCAACTGGCAGGCTCGCGATTGTCCTGATATATGGAATTTCCATGCTGATGCTATTTACCTTTTCGACATTATGTCATGCATTTCCTGAAGGAAAGACGAAAATGGTCTTGGAGTTATTTGACCATACATCCATCTACTTGTTTATTGCAGGTACCTACACACCCTATGCGGTAATTGCCATAGGCGGCAAGACGGGATATACGCTGCTGGCTCTTGTATGGGGATTAGCCGTTTTGGGCATTATCTTTAAGGCGTTTTTCTTAAGGAAATTAATGATCATTTCCACCTTAATTTATATTGTCATGGGATGGATGATTGTGGTAGCGTGGGAGCCCCTTTCACAAGCGGTGCCGCCGATGGGGCTGCAGATGCTTATTTATGGGGGGCTTTTATACACATTAGGGTCTATTTTCTACGTATGGAGAGGTTTTCCGTATCATCATGCTGTATGGCATTTAATGGTGCTTGTTGCCTCCATTCTCCATTTTCTATCCATTTTCCTATATATTTTGCCCCTATAA